The Microbulbifer sp. YPW1 genome contains the following window.
GACCGCTGCCTGGAACTGCACTACGACAGAAAACTGGATGTCTCCACTGCTGCCAAGGCCAAGCTGTTGGCCACGGATTTCCAGTGCAAGCTGCTGGATGAGTGTATGCAGCTGCACGGCGGCTTCGGCTATATGTGGGAATACCCCATCGCCCGCGCCTGGGCAGATGCGCGGGTACAGCGGATTTATGCGGGAACCAACGAGATTATGAAACTGATCATTTCCAGAGACCTGCTGAAGGAGTAGTCGCCCGTTTTTGAAGCGGGGCTGTCGATGAAAAGCAAACAGGAACTGCCCGTAAAAACCTGCCCGGTTTGCGGGCGGCCATTTACCTGGCGGCGCAAGTGGAAACACTGCTGGCACCATGTGCGCTACTGCAGCGAGCGCTGCCGGCGGCAACGCCGGACTAAACCCGCGGAGGCGCAGTGAGGCTGATCTGGTTTCTCAACAATCTTCGCTGCCACGACAATGAAGCATTAACCCGCGCCTGCGCAGAGAGTAGCGGCACCCCGGTGGCCGCGCTCTA
Protein-coding sequences here:
- a CDS encoding DUF2256 domain-containing protein; this translates as MKSKQELPVKTCPVCGRPFTWRRKWKHCWHHVRYCSERCRRQRRTKPAEAQ